In one window of Kitasatospora sp. MMS16-BH015 DNA:
- a CDS encoding HU family DNA-binding protein, with protein sequence MNKAQLVEAVAEQLGGRKAAAEAVDAVLDTMVRAVVAGDRVSVTGFGTFEKVERSARFARNPQTGEKVKVKKTSVPRFRPGQGFKDLVSGSKKLPKDGPSVKKAPKGSLTPGKSGTTAAVKRAATKRAASAAAATPAAAKKTVAKKATATATKKATTAKKATAVKKTTTAAAKKSTPAVKKTAAVKKTTAAAPAAKKAAPAKKATAVKKTAPAKKTATRKTTARKSAAK encoded by the coding sequence GTGAACAAGGCTCAGCTTGTCGAAGCGGTGGCCGAGCAGCTGGGCGGTCGCAAGGCTGCCGCAGAGGCCGTCGACGCAGTGCTCGACACCATGGTGCGTGCCGTTGTGGCGGGTGACCGCGTGTCGGTCACCGGTTTCGGCACCTTCGAGAAGGTGGAGCGCTCCGCGCGCTTCGCCCGCAACCCGCAGACCGGCGAGAAGGTCAAGGTCAAGAAGACCTCGGTGCCTCGCTTCCGTCCCGGCCAGGGCTTCAAGGACCTGGTCTCCGGCAGCAAGAAGCTGCCGAAGGACGGCCCCTCGGTGAAGAAGGCCCCCAAGGGCTCGCTCACCCCGGGCAAGAGCGGCACCACCGCCGCCGTCAAGCGCGCCGCCACCAAGCGCGCTGCCTCCGCTGCTGCCGCCACGCCGGCCGCCGCGAAGAAGACGGTCGCGAAGAAGGCCACCGCCACCGCCACCAAGAAGGCGACCACGGCGAAGAAGGCCACCGCGGTCAAGAAGACCACCACCGCCGCCGCGAAGAAGTCGACCCCGGCGGTCAAGAAGACGGCTGCGGTCAAGAAGACCACTGCCGCCGCCCCGGCCGCCAAGAAGGCCGCCCCCGCGAAGAAGGCCACCGCGGTCAAGAAGACCGCCCCGGCCAAGAAGACCGCCACGCGCAAGACCACCGCGCGCAAGTCGGCCGCCAAGTAA
- a CDS encoding GntR family transcriptional regulator: MRTNDPPYLRIADQLRQRVTDGEWEVGERLPSRATLGKELGVGPNVVQRAMELLISEGLLHGVAGSGTFVKARSPRHRMLRSHHTPPLYTDLRSVPPGTPTVDSTSDVKASEEIAARLGIDPGDLITRTSYDYLIDGKTMQVITSWEPQYLTRGTPIAFPTLGPLRHKSVVERMAAIGITVERAVERPRPALAGREYSVRLGTSASEPVTLIERTYYDVEGRAVETADFVVPDSRWEIYYELPVG, encoded by the coding sequence ATGCGCACCAACGACCCGCCCTACCTGCGGATCGCCGACCAGCTGCGCCAGCGCGTGACCGACGGGGAGTGGGAGGTCGGCGAGCGGCTGCCCTCCCGGGCCACGCTCGGCAAGGAGCTGGGCGTCGGCCCCAACGTGGTGCAGCGCGCCATGGAGCTGCTGATCAGCGAGGGGCTGCTCCACGGCGTCGCGGGATCGGGCACCTTCGTGAAGGCCCGCTCACCGCGCCACCGGATGCTCCGCTCGCACCACACCCCGCCGCTCTACACCGACCTGCGCAGCGTGCCGCCCGGCACACCCACCGTGGACAGCACCTCGGACGTGAAGGCCTCGGAGGAGATCGCCGCCCGACTGGGCATCGACCCGGGCGACCTGATCACCCGTACGTCCTACGACTACCTGATCGACGGCAAGACGATGCAGGTGATCACGAGTTGGGAGCCGCAGTACCTCACCAGAGGCACCCCGATCGCCTTCCCGACCCTCGGCCCGCTGCGCCACAAGAGCGTGGTGGAGCGGATGGCCGCGATCGGCATCACGGTGGAGCGCGCCGTCGAGCGGCCGCGCCCGGCCCTGGCCGGCCGGGAGTACTCCGTACGGCTCGGCACCTCGGCGAGCGAGCCGGTCACGCTGATCGAGCGGACGTACTACGACGTCGAAGGCCGCGCGGTGGAGACCGCCGACTTCGTCGTGCCGGACTCCCGCTGGGAGATCTACTACGAACTGCCCGTCGGCTGA
- the cofC gene encoding 2-phospho-L-lactate guanylyltransferase has translation MTEHTVRPSPAEPPAAPAARAGSAAASPRAALAQPAGSGRLAGSAASADERGWSLVLPLKPLSAAKSRLAPHAGPRRPEFALAFALDTVAAALACPLVERVLVVTVDPVAGARLAALGAAVLADEPAGGLNAALAHGAERAARLAPGGRVAVLSADLPALRPAELGQVLTAAAAEGGRCFLADTPGSGTTLLATPPGHSLSPAFGPGSRARHAASGARELTLPAPTVRRDVDTHADLTEAHSLGLGPHTSALTTALV, from the coding sequence ATGACCGAACACACCGTACGCCCCAGCCCCGCCGAGCCGCCCGCCGCACCTGCCGCACGCGCCGGGTCCGCCGCAGCTTCCCCGCGCGCCGCACTCGCTCAGCCCGCCGGGTCCGGCAGGCTCGCCGGGTCTGCGGCGTCTGCCGACGAGCGTGGCTGGTCGCTGGTGCTGCCGCTGAAGCCGCTCAGCGCGGCCAAGAGCCGGCTCGCCCCGCATGCCGGGCCCCGGCGGCCCGAGTTCGCGCTCGCCTTCGCCCTGGACACCGTCGCGGCGGCGCTGGCCTGCCCGTTGGTCGAGCGGGTGCTGGTGGTCACGGTCGATCCGGTGGCGGGCGCCCGGCTGGCCGCCCTCGGAGCGGCCGTGCTCGCCGACGAACCGGCCGGCGGGCTCAACGCGGCGCTGGCGCACGGCGCGGAGCGCGCCGCCCGGCTCGCGCCGGGTGGCCGGGTGGCCGTGCTCTCCGCCGACCTGCCGGCCCTGCGGCCGGCAGAGCTCGGCCAGGTGCTCACCGCCGCCGCGGCCGAGGGCGGCCGCTGCTTCCTCGCCGACACCCCGGGCTCCGGCACCACCCTGCTGGCCACCCCGCCGGGCCACTCCCTCTCCCCCGCCTTCGGCCCCGGCTCCCGCGCCCGCCACGCCGCCTCCGGAGCCCGCGAACTCACCCTCCCCGCACCGACCGTCCGCCGCGACGTCGACACCCACGCCGACCTCACCGAGGCCCACTCCCTCGGCCTCGGCCCCCACACCTCGGCCCTGACCACCGCCCTGGTCTGA
- a CDS encoding 1-acyl-sn-glycerol-3-phosphate acyltransferase has protein sequence MARRSNARFGNADYGIWYRFAAVLVKPVTTALAKPEWHGWEHLPEEGGFLTVVNHNSVIDPVFYAHWQYNSGRPPRILGKSSLFSIPFIGFMLRKTGQIPVFRESTDAAAAFRAAIAAIEQGECVQFYPEGTLTRDPDLWPMTGKSGAARVALMTGAPVIPVAHWGAHEIMPPYGKGGKGKFNLFPRHKVVVAAGPAVDLSKYQGQELTAQVLKDATEDIMTAITAVLAGIRGEEPPAERYDMRKAAKQRAEAAAAKGGRAAGGSKKARSGTKADGEEEAGK, from the coding sequence GTGGCCCGCCGCTCGAACGCCCGGTTCGGCAACGCCGACTACGGGATCTGGTACCGCTTCGCGGCCGTGCTGGTGAAGCCGGTGACGACCGCCCTGGCGAAGCCGGAGTGGCACGGTTGGGAGCACCTGCCCGAGGAGGGCGGCTTCCTGACGGTGGTGAACCACAACTCCGTGATCGACCCGGTGTTCTACGCGCACTGGCAGTACAACAGCGGCCGCCCGCCCCGGATCCTGGGCAAGTCCTCGCTGTTCTCGATCCCGTTCATCGGGTTCATGCTGCGCAAGACCGGGCAGATCCCGGTCTTCCGGGAGTCCACCGACGCCGCCGCGGCCTTCCGGGCCGCGATCGCCGCGATCGAGCAGGGCGAGTGTGTGCAGTTCTACCCCGAGGGCACCCTCACCCGTGACCCGGACCTGTGGCCGATGACCGGCAAGAGCGGCGCGGCCCGGGTCGCGCTGATGACCGGCGCGCCGGTCATCCCGGTCGCGCACTGGGGCGCGCACGAGATCATGCCGCCGTACGGCAAGGGCGGGAAGGGCAAGTTCAACCTCTTCCCCCGGCACAAGGTGGTCGTGGCGGCCGGCCCGGCCGTGGACCTGAGCAAGTACCAGGGCCAGGAGCTCACCGCCCAGGTGCTCAAGGACGCCACCGAGGACATCATGACGGCGATCACCGCCGTGCTGGCCGGGATCCGCGGCGAGGAGCCCCCGGCCGAGCGGTACGACATGCGCAAGGCCGCCAAGCAGCGCGCCGAGGCCGCCGCGGCCAAGGGCGGCCGGGCGGCCGGAGGCAGCAAGAAGGCGCGAAGCGGCACGAAGGCCGACGGCGAAGAGGAGGCGGGCAAGTGA